The genome window ATAAGATAAACAAAGGCGTTTCACTTAGCAAAGAAAGACTAATGGAAAAATAAAGGATTCAAACGTGAAAAAATATTCTTTTATATATTATAAAAAAACACGTTCCTTAGGAGTGCAGGATTTTGCTTTTATATATTGTTCTGTCTGTGATTTGCTTTTTGGAGGATTTGTGTTTTAGGTGGCGCTCCGAAGGAGCTTTGATTCTAAATTCATATGCTTGACTACAAAGGTGGCGCTCCGATGGAGCGCTATCTTTATTAGTATTTAATGGAATAGCTCAGTTAATTCAAATGGGGATTAATATATGTTGTATAAATATGGTGTTATACTTGAAATTTAAACTCTAATCATTAAATAAATCAAAAGTTCTTATTGCAGACTTTCGTTTTAGCCCCGATCGCAGCATTTGTTTGAGCTCATTTTATTTTGAAAAAATAAAATAGCGAGTGCGGAGAGCGGGAAATAGCTCACAAAAAAAATACCTCCGAAAATATTCAGAGGTAAAAATATGTTTTTCAAGTTTTTTATAATAGAATCAGAGGAAACGTTTGGCGAGTACTTTATATATATAGTATCCGATTAGGCAGCCAATGGTGTCGGCAACGATATCGAGTGTTTCCATTGATCTGCCGAGTTTCATTTCTTCCTGCAGAATTTCTGTGAGGAATGCATAAATCAACATGATCTGAAAGAAATAAGAAAATCTGATTTTTGGAAAGGCAGCGATAAAGCAAAAACCCAAAGCTGCAAATATGCTTAAGTGCAAAACCTTGTCGATACCGTCGAACATAAAGAAGTATTCGTGGTTCTCGACACCGGGACGCAAAAGCATATAAGTAAGAAATGCCCAATAAATGGGCAGTATCTTAATAAATATGTTTGAAATTTTATCCAATGATTGCTTTATATTCTTCTGCTGAAAGCAATTCTGAATGATCTGCTCCTTCTGCAATTTCAAGCTTAATGATCCATCCGTTTCCATAAGGATCTGTATTTAACAATTCTGGCTGATCTTCCAAAGCAGAATTAAATTCTGTAACTTTTCCTGAAATAGGCAAGAATAAATCTGAAACCGTTTTTACAGCTTCTACACTTCCGAAAACATCTCCTCCATTCACATCATCATCTACTGTATCTACATCTACATAAACGATATCTCCCAACTCTCCTTGCGCAAAGTCTGTGATACCAATTGTAGCAACGTTACCTTCGATCTTTACCCACTCGTGGTCTTTAGTGTACTTTAATTCTGACGGTGTATTCATTTTATTTTTTTTATGTTGACAAATTTATTCAAAATAGAGATATACTCAAAGAAAATTTTAAACAAGTTACAGGCTTAAACAATTTATCCAGATTATTCTTCTTAGTTTCTATGAGATTTCAATCTAACTTTATTAAAGATTTTAAACTTTGATAAAGTAGTTAATGATTTTTCAAATTTAAAAAAACAAAAGACACACAATACTGCGCATCTTTTATTCTTATTTAAATTAATTATTATTACCTACCAAAGATAATGATTGAAAACTTATCATCCAATAGCTGTGATATAAAAAATCCCTTTCTTTTTACAGAAAAGGATTTTTTATTTGTTTTATTTATAAACCTCCGGAATCACCAAAAGTGAATGTCGCAGAAATCCCGGCTCTAATTGTTGACAACGGGAAAGCTGTTGAGATTTTATATTTTGAAGTCATCTGTTCGTAGAATAATCTCAGATTCAGATTTTCAGAAACATTGTAATCTGCGGAAAGCTTGATGTTCATTAATTTTTGTCCGCCCGTAATTTGAGAATCATTCAATAAGATATTCATAATACTTGTCTGACTGTCTCTCAAGGAAATATCGCCACGTATATTTAAATCTGATCCTTTTGCTCTTGCTCCTCTCTGATTATTGGTTCCCAAACGGAAGTTTCTTACAATATATCCTAATCTTATAACATATTCTGTGTACGCATCTTCGGTAAGAGAGTGATTAACCAAACCAAGAATCATACTTCTTGTTTTGTTGTACTGCACCCCAAACTGCATATTGTTTCTCATCGTAACATCTACTCCGATCAATGGTGAGAAAGATTCTGTATAACTTACCTGAGAGAATGTATAAGGATTGATGTAATTATCATTAACATCTCTCTGAGAACTTGTTTTGTCTATTCGGCTGTTGAAGTAATCAATATTTGATTGTACTCCAGTTGCTGTATACGTTGCAGTATAACTGTGAAGAATGTCAAATTTGGTAAACTGGCCGTTAATGATCGGAATATTTCTAAGACCTGAATAGATAATTCTCCAGTTCGGAATCGGCAGTCCTGCTTTTTTTGCATTTCCTAAACGCTCAGGATTTTTGCCTTCCATTGCAGCACGGAATGCAGGAATTAAAACATAAGCATTAGAAATACCGTGTCCTTCTGTATATCCATTCGGATTTAAAACTCCGCCCATTTGTTGTGAAATCAGCTGAGCATTGGCTCTGATCGCATCATAAATCACAGTACTTTCTTTAAATGATGAGTTTAAAAGAACCACCGTATTAGAATACGATACCATATCACTTGCAAACGTAAGGTTCGGATTTGCATTTCCAAAATCATCTACATAGTTGAATCCTGTGTGCGAGAAATTTCGGTTATAAGTTTGCAAAACATTAAAACTTATATTAAAATCATTCACCGGAGCAACCTGTAAATCGGCCCTAAATTCTCGGGTAGACATCTTCATATAAGGGTCAATCATAAATGGTGAATCACTTACCCAGCCTCTTTCCATTGATAATCGTCTGATGTCTGCCTGCGAACCAAAAAGGAAACCTAAAGAAGGACCACCTAAAGTCTGACCATAACCATATCCGTTTGGAGCAGACAATAAACCTGGAAGTACAGTTCCGTTATTTTCGGTATAAGTTACATTTAACTGCTTCATAGAAGTAAGTATAAATGCTGCGCTCTGTAAAATAGAAAGCTTGTTTTTAAACTTATATCTTTTGTACGCATATCTGTTTTTCTCCCAAGCCTGATTAACTGCATTATTTAATGAATCTTGTTCCTGCTTACGTTTTTGAAGTGTTGTCGACATCCTTTTAAAATAACTAAACTGCCCAAAGAACTTCGGAAGATCTGCCGTAGCATTCGCCGAAATAACATTGGTGTTCTGCCCTATCGACCCTAAACTTCCTTCAGGACTTGCAAGAAGTGCCGTAGATCTCGCATTCCAGTTATATGTAAATCCGTAACCTACTTCTGCATCAATAAAATCAAGATACGGAAGATATTGGAATGGCAATTTATAATTTAACTGAACTCTGTGATTATACAAAACAGGTCTCCCTGATCTGAACACATTTCCAAAGATTGAAGAATTGTCCATCGTATTTACATCAACCTGATCATTTAATGTTCTTGTTGCGGAATTGATTTCTAATTTCAACGATTTAGTAAAATTAAATCCTAAACCATATTGCCAACCGAAGTAGAAGTTTCTGTTCTTCAAAGCAGCAAAATCATCATTAAGATTTCCGCTAAGAATGGCATCAATATTTCTAAATTCTAGTTCGTTATAATTTCTGTCTAATTCAGTTCTGAAAGATAATCTTGTAGGAACCGGATTGAAATTAAATTCTTTTATCCATCTCAGGTATTTTGTAGATTTTGCCGTATCGCTAATCATTTTATTAAATGGCTTTACTACCCAAGGTTTGAATGTATAATTGTAATCTAAATATCCTCTGAAATACTGTCTGTAGTTTTTCTTGGTATAAATATCACGGTAATGATCGTCGTTATAAACAGCAGTTAATGAAAGGTTTTCTACATCATAAAATTTAGGCTTACTATTTGGTTTTACCCTTTCTTTATGCATGTTGACAACCCCAATACTTCTTTGCTGAGTATACGTTCTTGCTACTTTTTTAAGTTCTTCCTTGTTTGCAGCTTTACTAAACTCAACATCGGTATCTAAAGGATTGTACTTCGGATCTTCGATGGTTTGAGAATAAGAATAGTTCACCGGAATTTTCATCCCTGTATTTTCAGGCAAGAATTTATCTACGTTTACTGCGGTATTAATACTAAAAGCCGATTGTGTAGCCTGACTTCTTTCTGCCGGTTTAGAATCTATATTTCCGAAACCTACAGATGAATAAGAAGCACTCGTATTAACTGTTGCAAAATCTCCCAGGTTGAAATTTAAGCTTGCGTTTCCTGCATAACCGCCATCGTTTTCAATTTCAGAAAGACGAATTTCGTTTACCCAAAGAACTCTACTAATAGAATTTCCTCCTGATTGCTCGGCATTTCTTACTCCAATCATAATGGTTGTTACGTTTCCTAAGCTAGGGCGGCCTTTAATATAGATTTTTTTTGATGTATCTCCTCCACCAAATTGAGCATCTTCAATTCTTTCCACAAGCTTATTCGGAAAGTTTCTGTCACGTCTTATTTTGGCATCTACAAAATCCTGAATATTAAAATCAACATCATTCTCAAATGGCCAAATATCCATTGGTGCAGTTGCACTTTTCGGAGTAATCTTTAGAGAAGATTCATATTCGTAATAGTTATCTGTAGCATCACTACCAAAACGAATGAAAAACTTAGTTTCTTCGTCTATTCCGGTTGCACGATTTGTAGGATCTTGTGCATGTACAAAAAGTCTTAATTTTTTGTATCTTCTCATGTCAAGACTTGTATTTTTGAATACCCCTCTCGCTTCATTAGCTGCTAAATTAGTAGCTTTTAGATACAATGATGATTCATTTTGTCTTTGTGCTCCTGCATTTCCACTTAGAACTTGTCTGTCAATTCCCGGAGGAAGTACATAGGGTGGTTGGTTTAAAGCATTCTCTTCAATATTTACACTTCCAACTTCAAAATTGTCTATATTTTGTAACGTTGAGCCCTCATCAGTTGCAGGATCTGGAACCGTGCCTCCATCTGCATATTTAGCAATATTTTTGCTGTATCTTCTCCAATCCGATCTAATCAAATCCATTGTACCAAATCTCAAAGTTGAAGTTTGATCAAATCCTGTTAATAATAATCTGGCAAATCTTACATTGTTAAGTATAGCTACACTATTTGGATCATTACCTTTAGCAACCGGGATTCTAAATAAATACCATTTTACATCATCCGTTTGCCCATTTTGGAACGTAGCTGTTACCGTTTTCTGATCGATGATATAATTATTTGTTCCTAATCCTAAACTTGCCTGATCTAAATTAACAACATATTCATTATAGTTTTCAGTTTGATCCAAATTATAATCTTTATTGATATCTTCTGCATCCGGAGTCTGTGAAGAAACTTCTAACGAACCGCTTCTTGAATTTCCTTCAGGACCTCTGAAATATTTGTATCGCTGCACGATAGATGCTGCCTGACTTCCTGTAAATTTATCTGACAAATAAAATACAAAATCATCAACTGCAGGGTCGGAAAGATTGGTTACTGGATTTACAAAAGTATTACCAAACCTCATCGCCTCTTGGTCTGAGCTTAATCCATCATATCCTAAATCCTGTGCGGTTCTATCTGCACCTTCACTTGAAAATGCATATAAAATCGGAGGCTGTTTTGGCTGTATTCCCCAGTTGGAAGTGGTCGTAGTTGATGGACTTCCTCCGGTAGGCAAACCATTTTCGTACTGCATTAAACCATCTTTAAGAACATCTTCAGAGACATTACCTAATTGTAATAAAAGTTTAGGATTTGTACCTAAAGTATTTCCGTCTGCATAAGGATCCATCATCCAGAATTCTACAAATTCAATATTCGAATTCACAAAGTTAGTAACACTTATCGGACGCATAATTCCAGCCCATCTCTGCTGTGTCGTTTCAGTAGCCGGATTGGCATTGTAAGGTCCCTTTTCCTGAGGAAAATAAGAAATATCAAAAGTATTGGTAAAAGTCTGCTCTCCCGCTACAAAATCTCTGTTATTAAAAATTTCTGAGAATTGCACCCTTCTTGAAGCATGGTTGGAAACCGATGCAGGAGTAATTCCCTGTGGAGCTCTACCTCCCACTCCCCAAAATCTCGGGTCAATATTATACCATGTAAGTAAACCTCTTCCATATCCATTCGTCAAATTATCATTAGCGCCTGCTCCGGCAAAAAGTGGATTTCCTTGACTTTTCTCTGGTTTAGAAGCCAAGCTCCAAGCGGTAGGTTCTTTTAATGAAATTTTTGAAGTGGTTTGTTCAAAATCATCAATGTATGATTGATCATTTGTTCCTTTATTAATTCCCGGAATTAAATAGGCACCTTCCATTTTAAAGTTTAAGTTAGAAGGAGCTTCAGTGTTGATTCCAGGAATTTTATCTGTTAATCTTGTCAGGAATGGCAACTGATTGTTGTACATCATATTCACTCCCGCCATTGTGTTGTTTACAGCTTCCTGGCCGTAATTTACTTTTTGGGTAAGTGGAGATTCAGAATAATTAACAACAGTTCCACCAAAAATAAAGTTTTCACTGACTCTTCTTTCTAAATTTAAACCTAAAAATCTTTTTCTCTGAGTATTGAAAGTCAACTGATTTTCTAATGAAATATTAATCGCCTGACCTGATTGTTTTACCGTTTCATTAATGATGGTAACTGTTCCCAACATATAATCTACCGTATAATCAATACCTTCTGTAAGCTGTACTCCATTTGCAGAAACTTTTACAGAACCTTGAGGTACGTTTACGGCACCCAAAGAAATTCCTTGCCCTTGAGCTCCTTTATAACGACCTTCCATCGTATATCGTAATGCAAGATTACTTTGGCTTGCCTGCTGTTTCTGTTGCGTATAAAGATCTGAAAATACATATTGAGGATTACTACTGCCTAAAACCTGCGTCATATAACTTCCGAAAGGCTGTACCTTAGTAAACATAATCCGTCCTTGTTCTTTTTTGATCGTAATTCCTTCTACAAAATCAAAAACACCATCACCTAAAACTCCATTATTAGACTGTAAGTCGCCATTCACGTTAAGCCTATCCCAGTTGAAAAGTTTAAGCAAATTGGTACCTTCAACGGAAGTACCGGGTAAGTAATTTACCTTCCCTCCTGTTTTAGCGTCACGATAATATACATTTAAAATAAAACCGTCTCTGTCTACCTGTGCTGCATCTAAAGAATAAAAGTTCTTCATCATTAGATTCCACATTGGTGAATCAACTCTTGTATTACTGTTTGATCTTAATAATTTAGTGACCAAAACCGGACTTTCTTCTGAAAATTCCCCGACTTTGTAAACTTGGTTAGTCCCGTTTACGGTATATGAATATGAAACCGCCAAAAGCTGATTGTCATTCAGTTTTTGATTTAACGAGATATATCCTAATTGCGGATGAAAGGTATATTCATTCGCATCCATCCTTCTTGCTTTGGTACTCAAAACAAAATGTTCCCCATTTTCATAAGGTTGGGCACTTCCTGGAAACGTTTGTCCCTGAAAGTTTGTCAGATAGTTTTTCCCTTGTTCTCTAGGACTTCCAATGGCGTTATTAACCTGATTGTATAATCCGTTTTGAGAGTTATCCGGCGTTCCTGAAGCTCCTTCTCCTAAATCTCTGATCCCGATAATACTTTTCTGATAGGCTAAATTTGAATTCCCTTGATCTAAAACCCAAACTTCCATTCTGGAAATACTGATTCTGGAATTGATCTGAGGATAATTAAGCAAAGCATTATCATAACTATTTAAGAAATATTGTCCGATAAAATAATGCTGGTTATCTTCATAATCTATAGCATTTATTTTAAAGTTATTCATCGTTCCACCACCTTGTACTACGATATTCCTTGCTTCACCTTGTTGTTGTGAAAGTACCACCGTTCCGAAAGTTTTACCCAACTGAAATTCAGATTTCACCCCAAATAAAGATTCAGAACCACGAATCAGACTTGTTGAAAGCGGCATATTCACATTTCCAAACTCAATTCTTTTGATAATTTTGTCTTCACCTCCTGCATTGGGTTTATTTACATCATTCAAACCTTTTGTCTGAAGATCTTTCCAGGTACCTTTTGACTGCCAAACCAAATTCATTCTGTTCTCAAAAGCAAAACCACTTTGAGTATCATAATTGGCTTTAAGCTGTAAGTTTTCACCAACCTTTCCAATCAATCCTAACTGAATTCTTTGATCGATATCAAATGTAAAACTCGTTCTGTTTTGTGGTAAAATTAAAGGGTTATCGATTTTTTGATATAGGCCTCCAAAATCAAATGAAGCATATCCTGAAGGAATAATTTCAATTTTATTGCTTCCGAAAATAGATTCAAAAAGTCGGTTATTAATCGTTAAAGAAGGGATAAGACCTTTCCTTGCCGCATCAGATTTATCCTTTCTGAACATTAGGTTGTAGCTGTCAGATTTATCTCTATAAAAAGCTTTAGACTGCTCTGCAAGCATAAACTCTTTATAATCTTCCGGCGACATGGCAACAGGTGGTCCGGTAATTGTATTACCAATCTTAGGATACACGTAGTACATTCCGATTTTTACATCGTAATATGCTTCATAGTAAGTTGGGTCGGTAACTTCGTAATTCTTTTTTATAGAAACACCTTGCTGATTTTGCACCTGCCCAAAAACATTCATTGAGCAGAATAAAAACGACAAGAGTATATAGATGCTGAGAAACTTATTATTTTTCACCAAATGTTAAATGTTTTTTAAAATTTGTTTTACCAATTCTTCTACAGTAATTTCCGGAACTTGTTTCAAAATTCGATCTGCAATTTTCTCACTTGTTCTTTTAGGAATACCTAGAACTTCTAATGCAGATAACGATTCTTCCTTCACTTTATTATTCTCAAACGAAGAAATATTACCTTCAATATTCCCGAATTTTTGAACCTTATCTTTCAAATCGACAATAATTCTTTCGGCAGTTTTTGCCCCGATTCCCTTGGCTTTCTGAATCACAGCTCCGTTTCCGGAAAGTATTGCCGATGCAATTTCTTCAAGGCTTAAAGTTGATAATAAAATGAGTGCTGAAACTGCACCTACACCGTTTACGCTTATTAAGAGATTAAACATTTCTTTTTCCAAACGGGTATGAAACCCAAAAAGCAGATGCGCATCTTCACGGATGATCTGCTGAATGAATAAAAATGTTTCTTTATTTAAAGTCAGTCTTTGAGAAGTCATGAGGCTGATTCCGACATAATATCCTACACCATTTACGTTGATTACAGCGTAAGTTGGGGTAAGCTCCTGAACGATGCCTTGTAAAGAAAATATCATTATTAAATTTTATAACTTCCAAATATAGTAATTTAAACTAAGTAATGTTTTCATTTCAAACAAGAATGATTTTTAACTTAATTTTAAATAGCAAATACAATAAAAAGAGCTTTTAAACGAATAAATTCCAAAATAAGTTTTTTCATATTGTAAATTAAAATTATTTCAATTCTTGTTTTAAATTTTGACGTCCATTTTCTTTCTTAAAATCACTATTTTTTTTCATTAAAATGTTCAAAACTGAGCATTTAATTTTCCGAAAAGTTGAAATTATCTAATCTCTCTATCATTTTTGGGGATTTTTATTATTAAGAAATCGATGGTTTTTTAGACAAAGAAAAGTCCCACAATAAAAAAACACTTGAAATTCTATCGATTCACTCATTCTATAATCTCATTTTGAGACTGAGTCAAAATAATATTGAAAGGTGATTAATCGGTTTCACATATCAATAAAGATAGTGTTTGATTTGTAATGAAGCATTTACGTGACAAAAGTCAGGTTGATTTTTCCATAAATAATAATTTATATTTACCTCATTATTTTTAATTATTCTAAATAAATGAAAAAGCGATACGCACTTTCAATTCTTTTATTGGCAACTTTAGCCTCTAATACCTCAGCTCAAAACCTGCAAGACAGTTTAAAAACCAAAAATATCAACGAAGTAATTATGGTTTCTTCTCGTTCACCAAAACAAATCAGCGATATTCCGGGAACAGTTTGGGTAATCGGCCAAAAGGAACTTCAGACTCAAATTCGAGGTGGAGCCTTATTAAAAGAAGTATTAGGAAATATGATTCCGGGATTTGATTTTGGAAATCAGGGTCGAACAAACTATGCTCAAAACATGCGTGGAAGAAATGTTTTGGTAATGATTAACGGGATTTCTATAAGCAGCACAAGAGCAACCAGCCGACAATTTGATGCGATTGATCCTTTTAACATTGAAAGAATTGAAGTCCTTTCTGGGGCATCTTCTATTTACGGGGGAGATTCTACAGGGGGAATCATCAACATTATTACAAAGAAACCAACGTCCAACAAACTGGCTTTTGAAACTTCAGTAGGTTTAAAATCAGGTTTTCACAAAGATGATTTAGATAAAAGGATTGCTCAGTCTGTAGAAGGCGGAACCGATAAAGTGAAATTCAGATTGGGAGCAGCTTTTACACAAAACGAAGGTGCTTTTGATGCGAATGGTGACCAAATAATCACCGATGTAAAACAGGCAGATTTTCAATATAACAGATCGATCGATCTTTTGGGAGGAATTAGTGCTAAACTGGCTCCAAACCAAGACCTGAATGTAGATTTACAATATTACAATTCAAAAGTAAGAAACAAAAAGTGGCTTTCTTTCGGACAGAATTTTGTTGGGTTCACCACAAAAAACCCTGATTTGATTAACGTTTTAGACGGAGCCGATTCTGATCTTGTTCCAAGAACGGAACGTTTTATGGCCAACCTCAATTACAATGTGCGAAATATTTGGGGTGGACAAGATTTAATTTTACAAGCTTACGGAAGACGCGAAGAAGTAGATTTCGGAGCATCGTTTGCAGAAGTTCCGAAACCACCAGCTGGAGTTGTACTTCCGGTTTTTCTTTCATCCGCAAGAGGAAATACGAATGCTTACGGAGCAAAATTGGTTTTAAATAAAAAATGGAACGCTTTCAATTTCACTTACGGAGTTGATGTGGATCTCGAAAACTTTACAGGTGACCAGGCAATTTTTAATCCACAAAAAAGTGCAGAATCAGGAGGTTTGGTGAATCAGACCGATGCTTTTGTAGGAAGATATCCCGATACAAAAACATCTGCTCTTTCAGGTTTTATTCAGGCAGATTGGAATATTACAGAAAAATTAACTTTTTCAGGAGGTGTTCGTCAACAGTTGATCAATGTAAAACTGGATGATTTTGTAGGATTTAAAGAGCAGGTTTATATGCATTTCGGTTATGGAAATTCTGCAGATGCCGTGAAAGGAGGTAAAAATAATTACGACGTTA of Chryseobacterium scophthalmum contains these proteins:
- a CDS encoding VanZ family protein, whose translation is METDGSLSLKLQKEQIIQNCFQQKNIKQSLDKISNIFIKILPIYWAFLTYMLLRPGVENHEYFFMFDGIDKVLHLSIFAALGFCFIAAFPKIRFSYFFQIMLIYAFLTEILQEEMKLGRSMETLDIVADTIGCLIGYYIYKVLAKRFL
- the gcvH gene encoding glycine cleavage system protein GcvH, translating into MNTPSELKYTKDHEWVKIEGNVATIGITDFAQGELGDIVYVDVDTVDDDVNGGDVFGSVEAVKTVSDLFLPISGKVTEFNSALEDQPELLNTDPYGNGWIIKLEIAEGADHSELLSAEEYKAIIG
- the sov gene encoding T9SS outer membrane translocon Sov/SprA; this translates as MNVFGQVQNQQGVSIKKNYEVTDPTYYEAYYDVKIGMYYVYPKIGNTITGPPVAMSPEDYKEFMLAEQSKAFYRDKSDSYNLMFRKDKSDAARKGLIPSLTINNRLFESIFGSNKIEIIPSGYASFDFGGLYQKIDNPLILPQNRTSFTFDIDQRIQLGLIGKVGENLQLKANYDTQSGFAFENRMNLVWQSKGTWKDLQTKGLNDVNKPNAGGEDKIIKRIEFGNVNMPLSTSLIRGSESLFGVKSEFQLGKTFGTVVLSQQQGEARNIVVQGGGTMNNFKINAIDYEDNQHYFIGQYFLNSYDNALLNYPQINSRISISRMEVWVLDQGNSNLAYQKSIIGIRDLGEGASGTPDNSQNGLYNQVNNAIGSPREQGKNYLTNFQGQTFPGSAQPYENGEHFVLSTKARRMDANEYTFHPQLGYISLNQKLNDNQLLAVSYSYTVNGTNQVYKVGEFSEESPVLVTKLLRSNSNTRVDSPMWNLMMKNFYSLDAAQVDRDGFILNVYYRDAKTGGKVNYLPGTSVEGTNLLKLFNWDRLNVNGDLQSNNGVLGDGVFDFVEGITIKKEQGRIMFTKVQPFGSYMTQVLGSSNPQYVFSDLYTQQKQQASQSNLALRYTMEGRYKGAQGQGISLGAVNVPQGSVKVSANGVQLTEGIDYTVDYMLGTVTIINETVKQSGQAINISLENQLTFNTQRKRFLGLNLERRVSENFIFGGTVVNYSESPLTQKVNYGQEAVNNTMAGVNMMYNNQLPFLTRLTDKIPGINTEAPSNLNFKMEGAYLIPGINKGTNDQSYIDDFEQTTSKISLKEPTAWSLASKPEKSQGNPLFAGAGANDNLTNGYGRGLLTWYNIDPRFWGVGGRAPQGITPASVSNHASRRVQFSEIFNNRDFVAGEQTFTNTFDISYFPQEKGPYNANPATETTQQRWAGIMRPISVTNFVNSNIEFVEFWMMDPYADGNTLGTNPKLLLQLGNVSEDVLKDGLMQYENGLPTGGSPSTTTTSNWGIQPKQPPILYAFSSEGADRTAQDLGYDGLSSDQEAMRFGNTFVNPVTNLSDPAVDDFVFYLSDKFTGSQAASIVQRYKYFRGPEGNSRSGSLEVSSQTPDAEDINKDYNLDQTENYNEYVVNLDQASLGLGTNNYIIDQKTVTATFQNGQTDDVKWYLFRIPVAKGNDPNSVAILNNVRFARLLLTGFDQTSTLRFGTMDLIRSDWRRYSKNIAKYADGGTVPDPATDEGSTLQNIDNFEVGSVNIEENALNQPPYVLPPGIDRQVLSGNAGAQRQNESSLYLKATNLAANEARGVFKNTSLDMRRYKKLRLFVHAQDPTNRATGIDEETKFFIRFGSDATDNYYEYESSLKITPKSATAPMDIWPFENDVDFNIQDFVDAKIRRDRNFPNKLVERIEDAQFGGGDTSKKIYIKGRPSLGNVTTIMIGVRNAEQSGGNSISRVLWVNEIRLSEIENDGGYAGNASLNFNLGDFATVNTSASYSSVGFGNIDSKPAERSQATQSAFSINTAVNVDKFLPENTGMKIPVNYSYSQTIEDPKYNPLDTDVEFSKAANKEELKKVARTYTQQRSIGVVNMHKERVKPNSKPKFYDVENLSLTAVYNDDHYRDIYTKKNYRQYFRGYLDYNYTFKPWVVKPFNKMISDTAKSTKYLRWIKEFNFNPVPTRLSFRTELDRNYNELEFRNIDAILSGNLNDDFAALKNRNFYFGWQYGLGFNFTKSLKLEINSATRTLNDQVDVNTMDNSSIFGNVFRSGRPVLYNHRVQLNYKLPFQYLPYLDFIDAEVGYGFTYNWNARSTALLASPEGSLGSIGQNTNVISANATADLPKFFGQFSYFKRMSTTLQKRKQEQDSLNNAVNQAWEKNRYAYKRYKFKNKLSILQSAAFILTSMKQLNVTYTENNGTVLPGLLSAPNGYGYGQTLGGPSLGFLFGSQADIRRLSMERGWVSDSPFMIDPYMKMSTREFRADLQVAPVNDFNISFNVLQTYNRNFSHTGFNYVDDFGNANPNLTFASDMVSYSNTVVLLNSSFKESTVIYDAIRANAQLISQQMGGVLNPNGYTEGHGISNAYVLIPAFRAAMEGKNPERLGNAKKAGLPIPNWRIIYSGLRNIPIINGQFTKFDILHSYTATYTATGVQSNIDYFNSRIDKTSSQRDVNDNYINPYTFSQVSYTESFSPLIGVDVTMRNNMQFGVQYNKTRSMILGLVNHSLTEDAYTEYVIRLGYIVRNFRLGTNNQRGARAKGSDLNIRGDISLRDSQTSIMNILLNDSQITGGQKLMNIKLSADYNVSENLNLRLFYEQMTSKYKISTAFPLSTIRAGISATFTFGDSGGL
- the ruvA gene encoding Holliday junction branch migration protein RuvA; amino-acid sequence: MIFSLQGIVQELTPTYAVINVNGVGYYVGISLMTSQRLTLNKETFLFIQQIIREDAHLLFGFHTRLEKEMFNLLISVNGVGAVSALILLSTLSLEEIASAILSGNGAVIQKAKGIGAKTAERIIVDLKDKVQKFGNIEGNISSFENNKVKEESLSALEVLGIPKRTSEKIADRILKQVPEITVEELVKQILKNI
- a CDS encoding TonB-dependent receptor, which gives rise to MKKRYALSILLLATLASNTSAQNLQDSLKTKNINEVIMVSSRSPKQISDIPGTVWVIGQKELQTQIRGGALLKEVLGNMIPGFDFGNQGRTNYAQNMRGRNVLVMINGISISSTRATSRQFDAIDPFNIERIEVLSGASSIYGGDSTGGIINIITKKPTSNKLAFETSVGLKSGFHKDDLDKRIAQSVEGGTDKVKFRLGAAFTQNEGAFDANGDQIITDVKQADFQYNRSIDLLGGISAKLAPNQDLNVDLQYYNSKVRNKKWLSFGQNFVGFTTKNPDLINVLDGADSDLVPRTERFMANLNYNVRNIWGGQDLILQAYGRREEVDFGASFAEVPKPPAGVVLPVFLSSARGNTNAYGAKLVLNKKWNAFNFTYGVDVDLENFTGDQAIFNPQKSAESGGLVNQTDAFVGRYPDTKTSALSGFIQADWNITEKLTFSGGVRQQLINVKLDDFVGFKEQVYMHFGYGNSADAVKGGKNNYDVTLLNASLLYKFNPSWQTWLNFSQGFAVPDAAKSYGFGKYQLNNNHWNLLNSMNIAEQPLSGIKTDQMELGFRHNRTSEEGLSAQGSVFYALSNKTLKIDNAAFTISLLDQKLRNYGFEGALSYRFAQGLELGGNVLLMQSETEIVDKGWQNQSVYTTNPSKFMVFSGWNAKSFSLRLQMQNSMNYTDLSDMKINGYTLFDLVGDVKLNKGVINFGVQNIFNKQYTTIWGQRSVFFYGAPQKAFAYQGRGTTFSVGYTINY